One Magnetovibrio sp. PR-2 DNA window includes the following coding sequences:
- a CDS encoding shikimate kinase, with translation MPKTPRITRAIVMIGLMGAGKSTVGRRLARRLSVPFIDSDDEIKKAAGCSIEDIFKLYGEDEFRAGEKRVMDRLLDDGPMVLATGGGVFMNDEIRRKILQRSTSVWLKAGLECLVERTSRRGGRPLLANGNPRKTLEKLINERYPVYEEATIAIETDDLSHESAVKRIVSALRERDDI, from the coding sequence GTGCCCAAAACCCCACGGATTACCCGCGCGATCGTGATGATCGGACTGATGGGCGCTGGAAAAAGCACCGTGGGTCGCCGTTTGGCGCGCCGTTTGTCCGTGCCGTTTATCGATTCGGACGACGAAATCAAAAAAGCTGCCGGATGTTCCATTGAAGACATCTTCAAGCTCTATGGTGAGGACGAGTTTCGCGCAGGCGAAAAACGGGTCATGGACCGCTTGTTGGACGACGGCCCTATGGTCCTAGCCACCGGGGGCGGCGTGTTCATGAACGACGAAATTCGGCGCAAGATTTTGCAACGCTCGACCTCAGTATGGTTAAAGGCCGGACTGGAGTGCCTGGTGGAGCGCACGTCCCGGCGCGGCGGGAGACCCTTGCTGGCCAACGGAAATCCGAGAAAGACCCTGGAAAAGCTGATCAATGAGCGCTATCCCGTCTATGAAGAAGCCACCATTGCCATTGAAACCGATGACCTGTCCCATGAAAGTGCGGTCAAACGCATCGTGAGCGCGCTAAGAGAACGAGACGACATATGA
- the aroB gene encoding 3-dehydroquinate synthase produces MSTPANQTLPNETLRVDLGERSYDIIVGAGLIVDAADWIVPILAQKRVVIITDENVAPHYLAPLMFSLQHAGVQCHDITLPAGEQTKSFAQFQKLCEDILALRVERSTTLIALGGGVIGDLVGYSAASVLRGMPFVQIPTTLLSQVDSSVGGKTGINTQHGKNLVGAFYQPKLVLADTSALNTLDKRQLLAGYAEVVKYGLIDDLDFFEWLEINAQDLIDGDMDKRRQAVMTSCAAKARVVAEDEREGGRRALLNLGHTFGHALEAETGYGDTLLHGEAVSIGTAMAFDISTRLSLCPGQDTQRVAQHFAKLDLPSDLSQLPTKGWTAEKLLDHMSRDKKVQDGKLTFILARGIGESFITRDIASQDVHDLLDDWLHNKSG; encoded by the coding sequence ATGAGCACACCTGCCAATCAAACGCTTCCTAACGAAACCCTTCGCGTTGATTTGGGCGAACGCAGCTACGACATCATTGTCGGCGCGGGCCTGATCGTTGATGCCGCCGACTGGATTGTCCCGATCTTGGCCCAAAAGCGCGTTGTGATCATCACGGACGAAAACGTCGCACCGCATTATCTGGCGCCGCTCATGTTTTCCCTGCAACACGCTGGCGTGCAGTGCCACGACATCACTTTGCCTGCGGGCGAGCAGACCAAAAGTTTCGCGCAATTTCAAAAGCTGTGCGAAGACATCTTGGCCCTGCGGGTCGAACGGTCCACCACGCTGATTGCTTTGGGTGGTGGCGTGATCGGCGATTTGGTGGGCTATAGCGCCGCATCTGTACTGCGCGGCATGCCGTTCGTGCAAATTCCCACCACATTGCTCAGCCAAGTCGATAGCTCCGTCGGCGGCAAAACCGGCATCAACACCCAACACGGCAAAAACTTGGTTGGTGCGTTTTATCAGCCGAAACTGGTGCTGGCCGACACCTCCGCGCTCAACACCTTAGACAAACGCCAGTTGTTGGCGGGGTATGCCGAAGTTGTGAAGTACGGCCTAATTGACGATCTGGACTTCTTTGAATGGTTGGAAATCAACGCCCAAGACCTGATCGATGGCGACATGGATAAACGCCGCCAAGCGGTGATGACCAGCTGTGCGGCTAAGGCCCGCGTGGTGGCCGAAGACGAACGCGAAGGTGGACGGCGTGCGTTGCTCAACCTAGGCCATACCTTTGGTCACGCGCTGGAGGCTGAAACCGGATATGGCGATACGCTGTTGCATGGAGAGGCGGTCTCCATCGGCACGGCCATGGCGTTTGATATCTCCACCCGCTTAAGCCTCTGCCCCGGCCAAGACACTCAGCGTGTTGCGCAACATTTCGCCAAGCTCGACCTGCCGTCCGATCTGAGCCAACTGCCGACCAAAGGTTGGACGGCGGAAAAGCTGTTGGATCACATGAGCCGCGACAAAAAAGTTCAAGACGGCAAGCTTACGTTTATTTTGGCGCGCGGCATCGGAGAATCTTTCATCACACGTGACATTGCATCCCAAGACGTGCACGACTTGTTAGATGATTGGCTTCACAATAAAAGTGGATAA
- a CDS encoding HlyC/CorC family transporter — protein MIYIAAAILVLLILSAFFSGSETALTAASKPLMHQLEKDGNHRAGLVNKLHTQKERLIGAILLGNNLVNILASALATSLLMTLFGEAGVAIATLAMTLLVLIFAEILPKTYALRHANRAALGIVPIINVIVIVLMPFVMTINFMVRIILKIFGADKDSTGSEEAAQELRGAIELHTTQAEGEEKESGVMLRSVLDLADVQVGEIMTHRKGVLAIRAEDPVESIITQVLDSPYSRLPLWKDEPDNIIAVIHAKALLREVREHANNADEINKLDILSIATDPWFIPEYTPLLDQLQAFRERREHFAMVVDEYGSLQGIVTLEDVLEEIVGDISDETDITVPGVNVHPDGSMVVQGDVTIRDLNRQFEWELPDEEAATIAGLILHESRRIPEVGQSYRFFGFTFEILRRYHHQIKTIRITPPPTPS, from the coding sequence ATGATTTACATCGCTGCCGCCATTTTGGTTTTGCTGATTTTGTCCGCGTTCTTTTCCGGGTCGGAAACCGCGTTGACGGCTGCGTCCAAACCGTTGATGCACCAGCTGGAAAAAGACGGAAACCACCGGGCTGGACTGGTCAATAAACTCCACACGCAAAAAGAACGCCTGATCGGTGCGATCTTGCTGGGCAACAACTTGGTCAACATCTTGGCGTCTGCATTGGCGACCAGTTTGCTCATGACGTTATTCGGCGAAGCCGGTGTCGCCATTGCCACCTTGGCGATGACGCTTCTGGTCCTGATCTTCGCGGAAATCCTGCCCAAGACCTATGCGTTGCGCCATGCGAACCGGGCGGCGTTAGGGATTGTGCCCATCATCAATGTGATCGTGATCGTTTTGATGCCGTTTGTGATGACCATTAACTTCATGGTGCGCATCATCTTAAAAATCTTCGGTGCGGACAAAGACAGCACCGGGTCCGAAGAGGCCGCCCAGGAATTGCGCGGCGCCATTGAACTGCACACCACCCAGGCCGAAGGCGAAGAAAAAGAATCCGGTGTGATGCTGAGAAGCGTCTTGGACTTAGCCGACGTGCAAGTTGGGGAGATCATGACCCACCGCAAAGGTGTGCTGGCCATCCGTGCCGAAGACCCGGTGGAAAGCATCATCACCCAAGTGCTGGACAGCCCTTATTCGCGCCTGCCGTTGTGGAAGGACGAACCCGACAACATCATCGCCGTGATCCACGCCAAGGCGCTGCTGCGCGAAGTGCGTGAACACGCCAATAACGCCGATGAGATCAACAAGCTTGATATCTTGTCCATCGCCACCGACCCGTGGTTTATCCCGGAATACACGCCGCTGCTTGATCAACTACAAGCCTTTCGCGAGCGCCGGGAACACTTTGCCATGGTGGTGGATGAGTACGGATCGCTTCAAGGCATCGTGACGTTGGAAGACGTGTTGGAAGAAATCGTCGGCGACATTTCCGATGAAACCGACATCACGGTGCCGGGCGTCAATGTGCATCCCGATGGTTCCATGGTGGTGCAAGGCGACGTCACCATTCGTGACCTCAACCGCCAGTTCGAATGGGAACTTCCCGACGAAGAAGCGGCGACGATTGCCGGGCTGATTTTGCACGAATCGCGCCGCATCCCCGAGGTCGGGCAGAGCTATCGATTCTTTGGGTTTACCTTTGAAATTCTGCGCCGCTACCATCACCAGATCAAAACCATCCGCATCACGCCGCCGCCAACGCCTTCCTAA
- a CDS encoding CBS domain-containing protein, which translates to MHRRIIPDVVVQQDIIALNQTKSVHDAVQLMSSHKIAAIAVTDGADDRLVGILSERDITHRVLACGLNPQATLLSDVMTDNPECVRPGDACLDAIELMLSRNIRHLPVVTEEHKVVAMISMRDLLEASLKELGIQIDEKRDAAFSPE; encoded by the coding sequence ATGCACAGGCGCATAATACCGGATGTTGTCGTTCAACAAGACATCATCGCGCTCAATCAAACCAAATCGGTGCACGATGCTGTGCAGCTGATGAGTTCTCATAAAATTGCTGCGATTGCCGTCACCGATGGTGCCGATGACAGGTTGGTCGGCATCCTTTCCGAACGTGACATCACACACCGCGTGCTGGCGTGCGGTCTCAATCCCCAAGCCACGCTCCTTTCTGATGTCATGACCGATAATCCTGAATGCGTTCGCCCAGGGGATGCGTGCCTGGATGCGATTGAACTTATGCTCAGCCGCAACATCCGCCATCTCCCCGTCGTCACAGAGGAACATAAGGTCGTCGCCATGATTTCCATGCGCGACCTTTTGGAAGCCTCGCTCAAGGAACTGGGCATTCAGATCGACGAAAAACGCGACGCGGCATTCAGTCCTGAATAA
- a CDS encoding ribbon-helix-helix domain-containing protein, translated as MNSRLLSRNVTVGGRRTSLRLEHDVWDALEEICEREEMTLHEVCTLIDQRRKGSSRTAAVRAFILRYFREAASDIGHSHAGHGKLAENARKADMQAENVDYRAAS; from the coding sequence ATGAACAGCCGACTGTTGAGCCGAAATGTGACCGTGGGCGGTCGTCGGACCAGTTTAAGACTAGAGCACGATGTGTGGGATGCTTTGGAAGAAATCTGTGAACGCGAAGAGATGACTCTTCACGAAGTTTGCACCCTGATTGATCAGCGCCGCAAAGGGTCCAGCCGTACAGCTGCTGTTCGGGCTTTCATCTTGCGCTATTTCCGTGAAGCTGCATCCGATATTGGTCACAGCCACGCCGGTCATGGCAAATTGGCCGAAAATGCCCGCAAAGCTGACATGCAAGCTGAAAACGTGGATTATCGCGCCGCAAGCTAG
- a CDS encoding BolA family protein: MRVRTAIEEKLTAALSPEQLDVIDNSAQHAGHAGASPEGESHFAVTVVSTAFEGKNRVQRQRMVYAALAEEMAGRIHALELKTLTPGEA; encoded by the coding sequence ATGCGCGTGCGCACCGCAATTGAAGAGAAACTCACCGCCGCTTTGAGCCCTGAACAGCTCGATGTTATCGACAACAGCGCTCAGCATGCGGGCCACGCCGGCGCAAGTCCCGAAGGTGAAAGCCATTTTGCTGTGACCGTGGTGTCTACGGCTTTTGAAGGCAAAAATCGGGTACAACGCCAACGCATGGTCTACGCCGCCCTGGCAGAAGAAATGGCCGGGCGGATTCACGCGCTTGAGTTGAAGACGCTTACGCCCGGAGAAGCCTAA
- a CDS encoding J domain-containing protein, which produces MKTPFDFSTNRKPKTRVCDWHGCEEEGEFRTHRSPREMGSHVWYCTDHIREHNKAWNYFEGLSDDEVEAVIKNDTVWQRPTWELGSKSDHAKAKAFAAGANIKDDFGFFKDATDDTGTRTQGQQNRPFHPDTPEAKAFAILDLALPVTPDEVKARYKKLVKQHHPDANKGSKDAEEKFKEIGLAYQTVMHHLGA; this is translated from the coding sequence TTGAAGACCCCTTTTGACTTCTCCACCAACCGCAAGCCCAAGACCCGGGTTTGCGATTGGCACGGTTGTGAAGAAGAGGGCGAATTTCGCACCCATCGCTCCCCCCGCGAAATGGGCAGCCATGTCTGGTATTGCACGGATCACATCCGCGAACACAACAAGGCCTGGAACTATTTCGAAGGTTTGAGCGACGACGAGGTCGAAGCTGTTATCAAAAACGATACGGTCTGGCAGCGCCCGACGTGGGAGCTTGGGTCCAAATCCGACCACGCCAAGGCCAAAGCCTTTGCTGCTGGGGCCAACATCAAGGACGATTTTGGCTTTTTTAAAGACGCGACGGATGACACAGGCACCCGCACGCAAGGTCAACAAAACCGCCCATTTCATCCCGACACGCCGGAAGCTAAGGCTTTCGCCATTTTAGATTTGGCCCTGCCCGTGACCCCTGACGAGGTCAAGGCGCGCTATAAAAAGCTGGTCAAACAGCACCATCCCGACGCCAACAAAGGCTCTAAGGATGCTGAAGAAAAATTCAAAGAAATTGGCCTTGCGTACCAAACCGTCATGCACCACCTTGGCGCATAA
- the cobS gene encoding cobaltochelatase subunit CobS, translated as MPDTAPSTFPLDAPDISMDVRQTFGLDIDMEVPAFSEGEEHVPAIDENYQFDFDTTLAILAGFKHNRRVMIQGYHGTGKSTHIEQVAARLNWPMIRVNLDSHVSRIDLVGKDAIVLKDGKQVTEFREGILPWALQHPVAVVFDEYDAGRPDVMFVIQRVLEVEGKLTLLDQSRVIHPHNHFRLFSTTNTIGLGDTTGLYHGTQQINQGQMDRWNIVATLNYLPHDDETKIILSKVKEYQDDAGQKIVSAMVRVADLTREGFISGDISTVMSPRTVLTWAENAQIFGNIGTAFRMSFLNKCDELERPVVAEYYQRCFGEELPESLLKSGTEA; from the coding sequence ATGCCCGATACCGCTCCGTCCACTTTCCCGCTTGACGCACCCGATATTTCTATGGACGTCCGCCAGACCTTTGGGCTGGACATCGATATGGAAGTCCCTGCCTTTTCCGAGGGTGAAGAACACGTGCCCGCGATCGATGAAAACTACCAGTTCGACTTCGACACCACACTGGCAATCTTGGCCGGGTTCAAGCACAACCGCCGGGTCATGATCCAGGGCTATCACGGCACGGGCAAATCGACCCACATCGAACAAGTCGCGGCGCGCTTGAACTGGCCGATGATCCGTGTGAACTTAGATAGTCACGTATCACGGATCGACCTTGTCGGCAAAGACGCCATCGTCTTGAAAGACGGCAAACAAGTCACCGAGTTCCGTGAAGGCATCTTACCGTGGGCGCTTCAGCACCCGGTCGCTGTGGTGTTCGATGAATACGACGCAGGCCGCCCGGACGTGATGTTCGTGATCCAACGCGTGCTGGAGGTCGAAGGCAAATTAACGTTGCTGGACCAAAGCCGCGTGATCCATCCGCACAACCACTTCCGTCTGTTTTCCACGACCAACACCATTGGTTTGGGCGACACCACGGGTTTGTATCATGGCACGCAACAAATCAACCAAGGCCAGATGGACCGCTGGAACATCGTGGCGACTTTGAACTACCTGCCCCACGATGACGAAACGAAGATCATCTTGTCCAAGGTTAAAGAATACCAAGACGACGCAGGTCAAAAGATTGTGTCCGCCATGGTGCGCGTTGCCGATCTCACGCGCGAAGGCTTCATCAGTGGCGATATCTCCACCGTCATGAGCCCGCGCACGGTCTTGACCTGGGCGGAAAACGCACAGATTTTCGGCAATATCGGCACGGCGTTCCGGATGAGCTTCTTGAACAAGTGTGACGAGCTGGAACGCCCCGTCGTGGCGGAATACTACCAACGCTGCTTTGGCGAAGAGCTTCCGGAATCCCTGCTGAAATCAGGGACCGAGGCTTAA